The following are encoded in a window of Impatiens glandulifera chromosome 5, dImpGla2.1, whole genome shotgun sequence genomic DNA:
- the LOC124938179 gene encoding phospholipase D zeta 1-like — translation MESDQLMPGGGALRYREMQTEPPFFSNTFDDLESTPIFDELPTAKIVSVSRPDAADISPALLSYTIEFQYKQFKWQLQKKAAQVFFLHFALKKRTFIEEIQEKQEQVKEWLQNLGIGDHPAVEHEDDDPDDDPVPLHHDESTKNRDVPSSAALPIIRPALGRQHSMSDRAKVAMQGYLNHFLGNMDIVNSREVCKFLEVSKLSFSPEYGPKLKEEYVMVKHLTKILDDDEHKGCCACGLFGCCNDNWKKVWAVLKPGFLALLKDPFDSRLLDIVVFDVLPSSDGNGEGRMSLAKETKERNPLRHSFKVSGGNQTIKLRCKSHNRVKDWVAAINDAGLRPPEGWCHPHRFDSFAPSRGLTEDDSKAQWFVDGQAAFDAIALAIEGAKSEIFICGWWLCPELYLRRPFHAHTSNRLDALLESKARQGVQIYILLYKEVAIALKINSVYSKKKLLGIHENIRVLRYPDHFSSGVYLWSHHEKIVIVDHQICFIGGLDLCFGRYDSSEHKVGDQPPMTWPGKDYYNPRESEPNSWEDTMKDELDRKKYPRMPWHDVHCALWGPPCRDIARHFVQRWNYAKRNKAPNEQAIPLLIPQHHMVIPHYMGGSEEIKVHNDVEDSYKSIKREDSFSSRSEDQDIPLLIPQEADALDTSKKDLKVINGRNDHRDQQSRGSRTHFSFLKPKVEHFTSNLQLKDFVVNTDNLKHDREWSSEICLPALKTSGREWWETHDGGDQVSDEIGQVGPRVSCRCQAIRSVSQWSAGTSQVEESIHNAYCYLIERAEHFIYIENQFFISGLSGDDTIRNRVLESLYRRIMKAYNEKKCFRVIIVIPLLPGFQGGLDDGGAAAVRTIMHWQYRTICRGNNSILHNLGDLLGPKMHDYISFYGLRAYGRLFENGPLATSQVYVHSKIMIIDDRVALIGSANINDRSLLGSRDSEIGIVIEDRELVDSSMGGKPWKAGKFASSLRLSLWSEHLGLRAGEIKTINDPVVDSTYKDIWMATAKTNTMIYQDVFSCLPNDLIHTRLALRQSSSYWKEKIGHTTIDLGIAPTKLESYEDGHVKGTDPIERLESMKGGHLVSFPLDFMSKEDLRPAFSESEYYASQVFH, via the exons ATGGAGTCCGATCAATTGATGCCCGGCGGAGGAGCTCTTCGGTACCGAGAAATGCAGACGGAGCCACCTTTCTTCTCCAACACGTTTGATGACCTGGAGTCGACTCCAATTTTCGATGAGTTGCCCACGGCCAAAATCGTCTCCGTTTCTCGGCCTGACGCTGCTGATATCAGTCCAGCACTCCTTTCTTACACCATCGAGTTCCAATACAAACAG tTCAAGTGGCAGTTGCAGAAGAAAGCTGCACAAgtgttttttttacatttcgCTTTGAAGAAGCGAACATTTATAGAGGAAATTCAGGAGAAACAGGAACAG GTCAAAGAATGGCTTCAAAACCTTGGGATAGGAGATCACCCTGCGGTTGAGCATGAAGATGATGATCCCGATGATGACCCGGTTCCCCTTCATCATGATGAAAGCACTAAAAACAG AGATGTACCATCTAGTGCTGCACTGCCAATTATTCGCCCTGCTCTTGGAAGACAACATTCTATGTCTGATCGTGCAAAGGTTGCCATGCAGGGGTATTTGAATCATTTCCTTGGGAATATGGACATTGTGAACTCTCGAGAG GTTTGCAAATTTTTGGAAGTTTCTAAGTTATCCTTCTCTCCTGAGTATGGACCTAAGCTAAAAGAAGAATATGTCATGGTGAAGCATTTGACCAAGATTTTAGATGATGATGAACACAAGGGGTGTTGTGCATGTGGTTTGTTCGGATGTTGTAATGACAATTGGAAAAAG GTCTGGGCGGTACTTAAACCTGGGTTTCTTGCTCTACTAAAAGATCCTTTTGATTCCAGGCTATTGGACATAGTAGTCTTTGATGTACTACCAAGTTCAGATGGGAATGGAGAGGGAAGAATGTCATTGGCTAAAGAAACGAAAGAACGTAATCCTCTGCGGCACTCATTTAAG GTGTCGGGTGGGAACCAGACCATAAAGTTGAGATGTAAGAGTCATAATAGAGTCAAAGATTGGGTTGCTGCAATTAACGATGCTGGTCTTCGGCCACCTGAAGGCTGGTGTCATCCACACAGATTTGACTCTTTTGCTCCCTCACGGGGATTGACTGAAGATGATAGCAAAGCTCAATGGTTTGTTGATGGTCAGGCAGCCTTTGATGCTATCGCCCTGGCGATTGAGGGTGCAAAGTCAGAG ATATTTATTTGCGGTTGGTGGCTATGCCCAGAGTTGTATCTTAGACGTCCTTTTCATGCTCATACATCGAATCGTCTTGATGCCTTGCTGGAATCAAAAGCCAGGCAAGGAGTTCAG ATTTACATCCTTCTGTACAAAGAAGTCGCTATAGCTCTGAAAATTAACAGTGTTTATAGTAAGAAAAAGCTTCTTGGCATTCATGAAAATATCAGAGTGCTGCGCTATCCAGACCATTTCTCTAGCGGTGTCTATCTCTG GTCCCACCATGAAAAGATTGTCATTGTTGATCACCAAATTTGCTTTATTGGCGGACTAGATCTGTGCTTTGGCCGTTATGACTCCTCTGAGCACAAAGTAGGAGACCAACCCCCAATGACATGGCCCGGGAAAGACTATTATAATCCAAG GGAATCTGAACCTAATTCTTGGGAAGACACAATGAAAGATGAGTTAGATAGGAAAAAGTATCCTCGTATGCCATGGCATGATGTACATTGTGCCCTTTGGGGGCCACCATGTCGTGATATCGCCAGGCACTTTGTACAGCGATGGAACTACGCAAAG CGTAATAAAGCTCCAAATGAACAAGCAATTCCACTACTTATTCCTCAACACCATATGGTTATTCCTCATTACATGGGTGGAAGTGAAGAGATAAAGGTTCATAATGATGTAGAAGACAGTTATAAAAGCATCAAGAGAGAAGATTCATTTTCCTCCCGATCAGAAGATCAAGATATTCCTCTACTCATTCCTCAAGAAGCTGACGCTCTAGATACTTCTAAGAAAGATTTGAAGGTAATAAATGGTAGAAATGATCATCGTGATCAGCAGAGCAGAGGCAGTAGAACTCATTTTAGTTTCCTGAAACCCAAAGTTGAACATTTCACCTCAAACTTGCAACTTAAAGACTTTGTGGTGAACACGGATAATTTGAAGCATGATCGTGAGTGGTCATCCGAAATCTGTCTGCCAGCGCTGAAGACTTCAGGCAGAGAATGGTGGGAGACTCATGACGGCGGAGATCAAGTATCTGATGAAATTGGGCAAGTTGGTCCAAGGGTTTCATGTCGTTGTCAG GCTATAAGGAGTGTCAGCCAGTGGTCTGCTGGAACAAGCCAAGTTGAAGAGAGTATTCACAATGCTTATTGTTATCTAATTGAGAGGGCAGAACACTTCATTTATATTGAG AATCAGTTCTTCATCTCAGGTCTTTCAGGAGATGACACAATCCGGAACCGTGTATTGGAATCATTATATAGGCGTATAATGAAGGCATATAATGAGAAAAAATGTTTTAGGGTTATAATCGTCATACCACTTCTTCCTGGCTTCCAG GGTGGTCTGGATGATGGCGGTGCAGCGGCTGTACGAACCATAATGCATTGGCAATATCGAACAATATGCAGGGGAAATAATTCAATACTACATAATCTGGGCGATCTTCTTGGTCCCAAAATGCATGATTACATATCTTTTTATGGCCTCCGAGCTTATGGAAGGCTTTTTGAAAACGGCCCCTTAGCTACTAGTCAG GTGTATGTGCATAGTAAGATCATGATAATTGATGACCGTGTAGCTCTTATTGGGTCCGCAAATATAAATGACCGGAGCTTGCTTGGTTCAAGAGATTCTGAG ATTGGTATAGTTATTGAAGACAGAGAATTAGTTGATTCATCAATGGGAGGGAAGCCATGGAAAGCAGGAAAATTTGCATCAAGTCTTCGGCTTTCACTATGGTCAGAACATCTTGGCCTTCGTGCTGGAGAG ATTAAAACGATAAATGATCCAGTTGTTGATTCAACTTACAAAGATATATGGATGGCCACTGCAAAG aCAAATACGATGATCTATCAAGATGTATTTTCTTGTCTCCCGAATGATCTAATTCATACAAG GTTGGCTTTGAGGCAAAGCAGTTCATACTGGAAGGAAAAGATAGGGCACACAACGATTGATTTAGGAATAGCTCCAACAAAGCTAGAATCTTATGAAGACGGACATGTGAAAGGGACAGATCCAATAGAAAGATTAGAATCAATGAAGGGGGGACACTTGGTTTCTTTTCCATTAGATTTCATGTCCAAGGAAGATTTAAGGCCCGCCTTCAGTGAAAGCGAGTATTATGCATCTCAGGTTTTCCATTAg
- the LOC124940593 gene encoding uncharacterized protein LOC124940593 isoform X1, with protein MAATTMASAAGAVVLLYFVLNRRLAAASKAEEEENEHSKSSRSPPLRRRISRRPAQAPATWFEAITTLSDTLRYTYSETLGKWPIGDLAFGINYLMRRQGNLQVASVYAGEGCVQLNGPEMVAELNCYLRFLTLCMLFSKKSFSVFLESAGYTDADVLLQKPKAGLLKPAFTILRDEGSKCFILLIRGTHSIKDTLTAATGAVVPFHHSVLGDGEINNLVLGYAHSGMTAAAQWIAKISIPCLLKALAEYPDYKVKIVGHSLGGGTAALLTYILREKNQFSLTTCVSFAPAACMTWNLAESGEQFITTVINGSDIVPTFSASSLDDLRSEVTASSWLNDLRAQVERTRVLNVVYRSATALGSRLPSIASAKAKVAGASALLRPVSSGTQVVIKRAQNVAQAVVKTRSSFSAWSCMGARRRTVSTVVSNSEGEEISSALLITEPTSQILESEDLTRNLLHNNNKQRVSYSSSGGSGHDDTDEDENAPVNAETIVDATAAASSSSATAIVEMTEGEYEIWYEVGSKLDENRKELVEGGEESKTESSVRVEEEQVVVVVESHRFYPPGRIMHIVCACEDGNGGESGGNIGIYGTPRELYSKIRLSKTMINDHYMPMYKKMIEGLLRDLDKNEEQQEQEKVSYEEDMI; from the exons ATGGCAGCCACAACAATGGCTTCGGCGGCTGGAGCCGTCGTTCTTCTATACTTTGTTCTCAACCGTAGGTTAGCGGCGGCGTCGAAAGCCGAAGAGGAGGAAAATGAACACTCAAAATCGAGCAGATCGCCGCCGTTAAGGAGAAGAATCTCGCGGAGACCAGCTCAGGCGCCAGCCACGTGGTTTGAAGCTATCACGACGCTGTCTGATACGCTTAGATATACTTATTCTGAGACATTAGGAAAGTGGCCTATCGGAGATTTAGCTTTCGGTATCAATTATCTCATGAGAAGGCAG GGTAACTTACAAGTTGCATCTGTATATGCTGGAGAAGGTTGTGTCCAACTCAATGGCCCAGAAATGGTTGCTGAATTGAATTGTTATTTAAGGTTTTTGACTCTTTGCATGCTCTTTTCAAAGAAGTCATTTTCAGTTTTTCTGGAATCTGCTGGATATACTGATGCAGATGTTCTTCTTCAAAAGCCTAAAGCAGGA CTTCTGAAACCTGCTTTTACAATCTTACGCGATGAAGGATCGAAATGTTTTATTCTATTGATTCGGGGCACTCATAGCATCAAAGATACTCTAACTGCTGCTACAGGTGCAGTTGTCCCTTTTCACCATTCGGTCTTAGGTGATGGTGAGATTAACAATCTTGTACTGGGATATGCTCATAGTGGAATGACTGCAGCTGCACAATGGATTGCAAAGATTAGCATTCCTTGCTTGTTAAAAGCTCTTGCTGAATATCCAGATTATAAAGTTAAG ATTGTTGGACATTCGCTTGGTGGTGGAACTGCTGCACTTTTGACATACATTCTTCGTGAAAAGAATCAGTTTTCACTTACCACTTGTGTCTCGTTTGCCCCAG CTGCATGTATGACTTGGAACTTGGCAGAATCAGGCGAACAATTCATCACTACAGTTATTAATGGTTCGGATATAGTGCCCACATTCTCAGCATCTTCTCTTGATGATCTTCGGTCTGAG GTTACTGCTTCTTCTTGGTTGAATGATTTACGTGCACAAGTTGAAAGGACACGAGTCTTAAACGTTGTTTATCGATCAGCTACTGCTTTAGGTTCCCGTCTTCCATCTATTGCAAGCGCAAAAGCAAAGGTTGCTGGTGCAAGTGCATTACTAAGGCCAGTCTCCAGTGGCACACAG GTGGTGATAAAGCGAGCACAAAACGTGGCTCAAGCCGTGGTGAAAACTCGATCATCGTTTTCGGCGTGGTCATGTATGGGGGCACGTCGGCGAACAGTAAGCACGGTGGTTTCAAACTCGGAGGGAGAAGAAATATCGTCTGCTCTTCTCATAACCGAACCAACATCCCAAATTCTAGAAAGCGAAGATCTGACCAGAAATctattacataataataataagcagCGAGTGTCTTATTCTTCGAGCGGCGGATCTGGTCACGATGACACCGATGAGGACGAAAACGCCCCTGTGAATGCAGAAACTATTGTTGACGCCACTGCTGCTGCTTCGTCATCGTCGGCTACTGCCATAGTTGAGATGACTGAAGGTGAATACGAGATATGGTATGAAGTGGGAAGTAAACTGGATGAAAATAGAAAGGAATTAGTAGAAGGTGGTGAAGAAAGTAAAACGGAGTCATCGGTTAGAGTTGAAGAAGAacaggtggtggtggtggtggagagtCACCGGTTTTATCCTCCGGGAAGAATAATGCATATTGTATGCGCATGTGAAGACGGGAATGGTGGAGAAAGTGGGGGTAATATTGGTATTTacggaactcctagagaattgtATAGTAAGATTAGGCTGTCGAAAACCATGATTAATGATCATTACATGCCTATGTATAAGAAGATGATAGAAGGATTGCTCAGAGATTTAGAcaagaatgaagaacaacaagaaCAAGAAAAGGTGAGTTATGAAGAAGATATGATTTAA
- the LOC124940593 gene encoding uncharacterized protein LOC124940593 isoform X2, whose protein sequence is MVAELNCYLRFLTLCMLFSKKSFSVFLESAGYTDADVLLQKPKAGLLKPAFTILRDEGSKCFILLIRGTHSIKDTLTAATGAVVPFHHSVLGDGEINNLVLGYAHSGMTAAAQWIAKISIPCLLKALAEYPDYKVKIVGHSLGGGTAALLTYILREKNQFSLTTCVSFAPAACMTWNLAESGEQFITTVINGSDIVPTFSASSLDDLRSEVTASSWLNDLRAQVERTRVLNVVYRSATALGSRLPSIASAKAKVAGASALLRPVSSGTQVVIKRAQNVAQAVVKTRSSFSAWSCMGARRRTVSTVVSNSEGEEISSALLITEPTSQILESEDLTRNLLHNNNKQRVSYSSSGGSGHDDTDEDENAPVNAETIVDATAAASSSSATAIVEMTEGEYEIWYEVGSKLDENRKELVEGGEESKTESSVRVEEEQVVVVVESHRFYPPGRIMHIVCACEDGNGGESGGNIGIYGTPRELYSKIRLSKTMINDHYMPMYKKMIEGLLRDLDKNEEQQEQEKVSYEEDMI, encoded by the exons ATGGTTGCTGAATTGAATTGTTATTTAAGGTTTTTGACTCTTTGCATGCTCTTTTCAAAGAAGTCATTTTCAGTTTTTCTGGAATCTGCTGGATATACTGATGCAGATGTTCTTCTTCAAAAGCCTAAAGCAGGA CTTCTGAAACCTGCTTTTACAATCTTACGCGATGAAGGATCGAAATGTTTTATTCTATTGATTCGGGGCACTCATAGCATCAAAGATACTCTAACTGCTGCTACAGGTGCAGTTGTCCCTTTTCACCATTCGGTCTTAGGTGATGGTGAGATTAACAATCTTGTACTGGGATATGCTCATAGTGGAATGACTGCAGCTGCACAATGGATTGCAAAGATTAGCATTCCTTGCTTGTTAAAAGCTCTTGCTGAATATCCAGATTATAAAGTTAAG ATTGTTGGACATTCGCTTGGTGGTGGAACTGCTGCACTTTTGACATACATTCTTCGTGAAAAGAATCAGTTTTCACTTACCACTTGTGTCTCGTTTGCCCCAG CTGCATGTATGACTTGGAACTTGGCAGAATCAGGCGAACAATTCATCACTACAGTTATTAATGGTTCGGATATAGTGCCCACATTCTCAGCATCTTCTCTTGATGATCTTCGGTCTGAG GTTACTGCTTCTTCTTGGTTGAATGATTTACGTGCACAAGTTGAAAGGACACGAGTCTTAAACGTTGTTTATCGATCAGCTACTGCTTTAGGTTCCCGTCTTCCATCTATTGCAAGCGCAAAAGCAAAGGTTGCTGGTGCAAGTGCATTACTAAGGCCAGTCTCCAGTGGCACACAG GTGGTGATAAAGCGAGCACAAAACGTGGCTCAAGCCGTGGTGAAAACTCGATCATCGTTTTCGGCGTGGTCATGTATGGGGGCACGTCGGCGAACAGTAAGCACGGTGGTTTCAAACTCGGAGGGAGAAGAAATATCGTCTGCTCTTCTCATAACCGAACCAACATCCCAAATTCTAGAAAGCGAAGATCTGACCAGAAATctattacataataataataagcagCGAGTGTCTTATTCTTCGAGCGGCGGATCTGGTCACGATGACACCGATGAGGACGAAAACGCCCCTGTGAATGCAGAAACTATTGTTGACGCCACTGCTGCTGCTTCGTCATCGTCGGCTACTGCCATAGTTGAGATGACTGAAGGTGAATACGAGATATGGTATGAAGTGGGAAGTAAACTGGATGAAAATAGAAAGGAATTAGTAGAAGGTGGTGAAGAAAGTAAAACGGAGTCATCGGTTAGAGTTGAAGAAGAacaggtggtggtggtggtggagagtCACCGGTTTTATCCTCCGGGAAGAATAATGCATATTGTATGCGCATGTGAAGACGGGAATGGTGGAGAAAGTGGGGGTAATATTGGTATTTacggaactcctagagaattgtATAGTAAGATTAGGCTGTCGAAAACCATGATTAATGATCATTACATGCCTATGTATAAGAAGATGATAGAAGGATTGCTCAGAGATTTAGAcaagaatgaagaacaacaagaaCAAGAAAAGGTGAGTTATGAAGAAGATATGATTTAA
- the LOC124940621 gene encoding major strawberry allergen Fra a 1-3-like, whose product MGVICYKHELRGQISPKRMFKALILDSSNLIPKLLPQFIQTIDIIHGDGGPGTIEQVNFTQGSHVGYVRNRIDFLDEENLVCKYTMIEGDPLGVNNLECIAYEVRFESIANNEGCICNITSNYHTLGDLEKIEEEEIKAGKESGVAIFKVIENYLLDNPHL is encoded by the exons ATGGGTGTAATTTGTTACAAACATGAGTTGAGGGGTCAAATTAGCCCAAAAAGAATGTTTAAGGCCTTGATTTTGGATTCCAGCAATCTCATCCCAAAGCTCTTACCTCAATTCATTCAAACCATTGACATAATCCATGGAGATGGAGGTCCAGGAACCATTGAACAAGTTAACTTCACTCAAg GTAGCCATGTTGGGTATGTAAGGAATCGGATCGATTTTCTCGACGAGGAAAACTTAGTTTGCAAGTACACCATGATTGAAGGTGACCCTTTGGGTGTTAACAACCTTGAATGCATAGCTTACGAGGTAAGGTTTGAGTCTATCGCAAATAATGAAGGGTGCATTTGTAATATTACGAGCAATTACCACACTTTAGGCGATTTGGAaaaaatcgaagaagaagagataaaagCTGGAAAAGAAAGTGGAGTTGCCATATTTAAAGTCATAGAGAATTATCTATTGGATAATCCTCATCTCTAA
- the LOC124939865 gene encoding major strawberry allergen Fra a 1-2-like, whose protein sequence is MGVTTYDVEIVSSISPAKLFKAFVLDVDNLVPKIMPQAIKSIETIEGNGGPGTVKIITFGEGSQIQSVKHRVDGIDKENYTYSYSIIEGDVLKNGLESLSYEIKISEGSNGGSVCKNTSKYVSKGDVVLSEEEIKEGKEKSSAIYKAIEAYLLANPDY, encoded by the exons ATGGGTGTCACCACATACGATGTTGAAATCGTTTCCTCGATCTCACCAGCAAAGTTATTCAAGGCCTTTGTACTAGATGTCGATAACCTCGTTCCTAAGATCATGCCCCAAGCCATCAAGAGTATTGAGACAATTGAAGGCAATGGAGGACCAGGAACTGTCAAgataatcactttcggtgaag GTAGTCAGATCCAAAGTGTGAAGCACCGAGTTGATGGGATAGACAAGGAGAACTACACCTATAGCTACAGCATAATCGAGGGTGATGTTTTGAAGAACGGGCTAGAGAGCCTCTCATATGAGATCAAGATCTCTGAGGGCTCCAACGGAGGGTCGGTTTGCAAGAACACGAGCAAGTATGTGAGCAAGGGGGATGTGGTGCTCTCGGAGGAGGAAATCAAGGAAGGGAAAGAGAAGTCGTCGGCCATATACAAGGCTATTGAAGCCTACCTATTGGCAAACCCCGATTACTAA
- the LOC124940541 gene encoding GATA transcription factor 15-like, which yields MDKFDVGSDSAEDMITIVNPDVVSSDESSSHVKICTDCGTTRTPLWRGGPSGPKSLCNACGIRTRKKKILLLGLNKNSIDRKASATAAVKNRGRKSCGGESSGRDRLSTVKKVRVKKMGEVEQAAVLLMALSGSFFV from the exons ATGGACAAGTTCGATGTG GGATCGGATTCGGCTGAAGACATGATAACAATCGTCAATCCAGATGTTGTTTCTTCCGACGAAAGCAGTAGTCATGTTAAAATCTGTACAGACTGCGGTACAACTAGGACGCCTCTCTGGAGAGGCGGTCCGTCCGGTCCCAAG TCATTATGTAATGCTTGTGGTATAAGGACTAGAAAGAAGAAAATACTTCTTCTAGGTTTGAACAAGAACTCGATCGATCGAAAGGCGTCGGCGACGGCGGCGGTGAAGAATCGGGGTAGGAAAAGTTGTGGCGGCGAATCTTCTGGAAGAGATAGATTATCAACGGTGAAGAAGGTGCGAGTGAAGAAGATGGGAGAAGTAGAACAAGCGGCAGTATTATTGATGGCCTTATCAGGCTctttttttgtttag